The Verrucomicrobium spinosum DSM 4136 = JCM 18804 genome includes a region encoding these proteins:
- the lpxD gene encoding UDP-3-O-(3-hydroxymyristoyl)glucosamine N-acyltransferase encodes MNITLLELAELLGVTPPADGANVSITGFASLGDARPGDLTFFSDARYRQHLSSTQASVVLVTADCGQVPDHLTALVVPNPPAAFEKVVQKYGFQPTPAVPGIHPTAVVAEPDFGGSTGISIGAHAVVEAGVRLGNNVIIGAGCYVGHNVEIGEGTRLYPNVTVQEACQIGRRVTIHSNTVIGADGFGYEFVNGEHRKVRQTGIVQIDDDVEIGAGTTIDRARFGRTWIGQGTKIDNQVQVAHNVVVGKHCVIVASVGICGSVQIGDYVVIGGQVGIIEHVKIGSGASIAARTVVTKDLPPGRAAYMGFPAAPAKEERRRMAAARKLPELVETVRELQKKVEVLKPVAEGL; translated from the coding sequence ATGAACATTACTTTGCTTGAGCTCGCGGAGCTCTTGGGCGTAACCCCTCCTGCGGATGGTGCAAACGTGTCCATCACAGGCTTTGCCTCGCTGGGAGACGCCCGCCCGGGGGACCTCACCTTTTTCTCAGATGCCCGCTACCGCCAGCACCTGAGCAGCACCCAGGCCAGCGTCGTGCTGGTGACCGCAGACTGCGGCCAGGTGCCGGACCACCTCACAGCGCTGGTCGTGCCCAATCCCCCCGCCGCTTTTGAGAAGGTGGTGCAAAAGTACGGCTTCCAGCCCACTCCGGCAGTGCCAGGCATTCACCCCACCGCCGTGGTCGCAGAGCCGGACTTCGGCGGCAGCACCGGCATCAGCATCGGCGCGCATGCTGTGGTAGAAGCCGGGGTCCGCTTGGGGAACAACGTCATCATCGGTGCAGGATGCTACGTCGGGCACAACGTGGAGATTGGGGAGGGCACCCGCCTCTACCCCAACGTGACCGTCCAGGAAGCCTGCCAGATCGGCCGACGCGTCACCATCCACTCCAACACCGTCATCGGCGCGGATGGCTTCGGCTACGAGTTCGTCAATGGCGAGCACCGGAAGGTCCGCCAGACCGGCATCGTCCAGATCGACGACGATGTGGAAATCGGAGCCGGTACCACCATCGACCGGGCCCGCTTCGGCCGCACCTGGATCGGCCAGGGCACCAAGATCGACAACCAGGTGCAGGTGGCGCACAACGTCGTCGTCGGGAAGCATTGCGTCATCGTCGCCTCCGTCGGCATCTGCGGCAGCGTCCAGATCGGCGACTACGTCGTGATCGGCGGGCAGGTGGGCATCATCGAGCACGTGAAGATCGGCTCCGGTGCCTCCATCGCCGCCCGCACCGTGGTCACCAAGGACCTGCCCCCCGGCCGCGCCGCCTACATGGGCTTCCCCGCCGCCCCGGCCAAGGAGGAGCGCCGCCGCATGGCCGCCGCCCGGAAGCTGCCAGAACTGGTGGAGACCGTGCGCGAACTGCAAAAGAAGGTCGAGGTCCTGAAACCCGTGGCGGAGGGGCTCTGA
- a CDS encoding adenylyl-sulfate kinase produces MTACSSCPPPSAHSSQPVYWFYGRSGAGKTTLLWEVAARLEERGRKVFCLDGDELRRGLCRDLGFTEEHRNENHRRAAEVAGLAAQQGLTVLVATMAPRAAYRDAVAAVLGQRLRWFYVNASLETCCRRDPKGLYQRPSGAGHPQDVPFEPPAGEHLHVTLNTEETSIASCVAIALEQIAREECSADGVEVSP; encoded by the coding sequence GTGACCGCCTGCAGTTCATGCCCACCACCTTCAGCTCATTCTTCCCAGCCGGTTTACTGGTTCTACGGCCGCTCGGGTGCGGGCAAGACCACGCTGCTGTGGGAGGTCGCGGCCCGGCTTGAGGAGAGGGGGAGGAAGGTCTTCTGCCTGGATGGCGATGAGCTGAGGAGAGGCTTGTGCCGGGATCTCGGCTTCACTGAGGAGCACCGCAATGAGAATCACCGCCGCGCGGCGGAGGTGGCCGGTCTGGCGGCGCAGCAGGGGCTCACGGTGCTGGTGGCCACCATGGCACCCAGGGCGGCCTATCGCGATGCGGTGGCGGCCGTGCTGGGGCAGAGGCTCCGCTGGTTCTATGTAAATGCGTCTCTGGAGACGTGCTGCCGCCGGGATCCGAAAGGCCTGTACCAGCGCCCCTCAGGAGCGGGGCATCCCCAGGACGTTCCCTTTGAGCCGCCCGCAGGAGAGCACCTCCATGTGACCCTGAATACGGAGGAAACTTCCATCGCCAGCTGCGTAGCCATCGCGCTGGAGCAAATCGCGCGTGAGGAATGCTCTGCGGACGGCGTAGAGGTTTCTCCATGA
- a CDS encoding glucose 1-dehydrogenase yields the protein MSKLAGKVAVVTGASKGIGTAIAKALAAEGASVVVNYASSKAGAETVVNAITAAGGKAVAVGGDVSKAAEAAGVVEAAIEHFGRLDILVNNSGVYEFSPIETITEEHFHRQFNINVLGLLLTTQAAVKHMGEGSSIINIGSLVSRITPPGSAVYSGTKGAVDAITGVLSRELGPGKIRVNSLNPGMIETEGATSAGFIGSEMATAIVSQTPLGRIGQPDDIADIAVFLASDDSRWLTGEQFLAGGGLR from the coding sequence ATGAGCAAACTTGCAGGTAAAGTCGCAGTCGTCACCGGTGCCTCCAAAGGGATTGGCACCGCTATTGCCAAGGCGCTGGCCGCCGAAGGTGCGTCCGTTGTGGTCAACTACGCCTCCAGCAAGGCAGGGGCGGAGACGGTCGTCAATGCCATCACGGCGGCCGGGGGCAAGGCGGTGGCGGTGGGGGGCGATGTGTCCAAGGCGGCTGAGGCTGCGGGCGTTGTCGAGGCAGCCATCGAGCACTTCGGCCGCCTGGACATCCTGGTGAACAACTCGGGTGTGTATGAGTTCTCCCCTATCGAGACCATCACGGAGGAGCACTTCCACCGCCAGTTCAACATCAACGTCCTGGGCCTGCTGCTGACTACCCAGGCGGCGGTGAAGCACATGGGCGAAGGCTCGAGCATCATCAACATCGGCTCGTTGGTCTCCCGCATCACTCCCCCCGGCAGCGCGGTGTACTCCGGCACCAAAGGGGCGGTGGACGCCATCACGGGCGTGCTCTCACGTGAGCTCGGGCCGGGAAAAATCCGTGTCAACTCCTTGAACCCCGGCATGATTGAGACCGAGGGAGCGACGAGTGCCGGATTTATCGGGTCCGAGATGGCCACGGCCATCGTGTCCCAGACGCCGTTGGGGCGGATCGGCCAGCCGGATGACATCGCGGACATCGCCGTATTCCTGGCCTCTGATGACTCCCGCTGGCTCACCGGCGAGCAGTTCCTGGCGGGGGGCGGCTTGCGTTGA
- a CDS encoding Gfo/Idh/MocA family protein, protein MNTDTLGIGAIGAGGFGLFALQQFLQIPGVKLVGIAGTLREAALAMSRRFGVPDLVDLDALLASPEVDLVYIATPPFLHYPQARAALLAGKHVLCEKPLAMTVEQADDLLALARERDLLCVANLMQRYNPLYEATRDLVASGVLGACLHGWFENYASDEGLGPDHWFWDREKSGGIFIEHGVHFFDLFEGWLGAGTVVAAQRVLRPGSGIEEQVQGTVRHASGPLVNHYHGFTQPSRLDRQEFRLLFEHGEITLEEWVPVRARIRAAVDEAQTRTLMALFPGSRLDVLKTYGGRDRAARGRFKEIDIYQQIEMQHALGEDKQRRYCELLRSLFADQVAWVRDRSHARKITERNGRDSVAMADMATRLATA, encoded by the coding sequence ATGAATACGGACACGCTCGGTATCGGTGCCATAGGTGCGGGGGGCTTCGGCCTCTTTGCCCTTCAGCAATTTCTCCAGATACCGGGGGTGAAGCTCGTCGGGATCGCAGGCACCCTGCGGGAGGCGGCTCTCGCCATGTCCCGCCGCTTTGGCGTGCCGGACCTCGTGGATCTGGACGCACTGCTGGCGAGTCCGGAGGTGGACCTCGTTTACATCGCCACGCCTCCGTTTCTCCACTACCCCCAGGCCCGGGCGGCACTCCTGGCGGGGAAACATGTGCTCTGTGAGAAGCCGCTGGCCATGACCGTGGAGCAGGCAGATGACCTGCTGGCCCTGGCCCGGGAGCGGGACCTCCTCTGCGTCGCCAACCTGATGCAACGGTACAACCCGCTCTATGAGGCCACGCGGGATCTGGTGGCCTCCGGTGTGCTCGGGGCCTGCCTGCATGGTTGGTTCGAAAACTACGCCAGTGACGAAGGGCTGGGCCCGGACCACTGGTTCTGGGATCGCGAGAAAAGCGGCGGCATCTTCATCGAGCATGGGGTGCACTTCTTCGACCTCTTCGAAGGCTGGCTGGGCGCAGGCACCGTGGTGGCGGCACAGCGCGTCCTGAGGCCCGGCTCGGGCATTGAGGAGCAGGTGCAGGGCACCGTCCGCCATGCCAGCGGGCCGCTGGTGAATCACTACCACGGCTTCACCCAGCCCTCGCGGCTCGACCGCCAGGAGTTCCGCCTGCTCTTTGAGCACGGCGAGATCACCCTGGAGGAATGGGTGCCGGTGCGGGCGCGGATTCGAGCTGCCGTGGACGAGGCGCAGACCCGCACGCTCATGGCGCTTTTCCCAGGCTCGCGGCTGGATGTCCTCAAGACCTATGGCGGTCGCGACCGCGCGGCTCGCGGCAGGTTTAAGGAAATCGACATCTACCAGCAGATCGAGATGCAGCACGCCCTGGGCGAGGACAAGCAGCGCCGCTACTGTGAACTGCTGCGCTCGCTCTTTGCCGACCAGGTGGCGTGGGTGCGTGACCGCAGCCACGCCCGGAAGATCACCGAGCGCAACGGCCGTGACTCCGTCGCCATGGCGGACATGGCGACACGGCTGGCTACTGCTTGA
- a CDS encoding YifB family Mg chelatase-like AAA ATPase yields MIVRTHSATLLGVNAIEVEIECHEANAQQFRISIVGLPDAAVKEARDRVMAAVRNSGFFAPFTGSITFNLAPADLKKEGPAFDLPLALAFLAGREGLSPDRLAECCIVGELSLSGEIRPVRGILAIALEARAKGRRQLLVPHRVAAEASVVQGIEVIGLQNLREAVLYIKGEKTITPEPCRAAEFFKAHADYGIDFSEVKGQQEAKRAMEIAAAGGHNLLMIGPPGTGKSMLAKRIPTIMPGMHEEEAVETTKIHSASGLLGESGAFIATRPFRSPHHTISDAGLLGGGTNPGPGEVSLAHHGVLFLDELPEFRRSTLEVMRQPLEDGRVTIARAAGTVTFPAQFMLVAAMNPCPCGYYGDLKRECRCGPPAIQKYRQKISGPLLDRIDLHVDVPTVEYKTIASGETGESSQDIRDRVEKARAIQRDRFAREKDVHTNAGMTPRLIRKHCELDAEGAGFLEHAMTNMNFSARAHDRILKVARTLADLEASEKVLAHHVLEAINYRTLDRAMWS; encoded by the coding sequence ATGATCGTCCGCACCCACTCCGCCACCCTCCTCGGCGTCAACGCCATCGAGGTGGAAATCGAGTGCCATGAGGCCAATGCCCAACAATTCCGCATCAGCATCGTAGGCCTGCCGGACGCCGCGGTGAAGGAGGCGCGGGACCGCGTGATGGCCGCCGTGCGCAACAGCGGCTTTTTCGCCCCCTTTACCGGGAGCATCACCTTCAACCTCGCCCCGGCCGACCTCAAAAAAGAGGGCCCCGCCTTCGACCTGCCCCTGGCGCTCGCCTTTCTGGCAGGGCGGGAGGGGCTCTCGCCAGATCGCCTCGCGGAGTGCTGCATCGTCGGGGAGCTCTCCCTGAGCGGGGAGATCCGGCCCGTGAGGGGCATCCTGGCCATTGCCCTGGAGGCGCGGGCCAAGGGGCGACGCCAGCTCCTCGTGCCCCACCGGGTCGCCGCCGAGGCCAGCGTGGTGCAGGGCATCGAAGTCATCGGCCTCCAGAACCTGCGCGAGGCCGTCCTCTATATAAAAGGGGAGAAGACCATCACCCCTGAGCCCTGCCGCGCCGCGGAGTTCTTCAAGGCCCACGCCGACTACGGCATCGACTTCAGCGAGGTGAAGGGCCAGCAGGAGGCCAAGCGCGCCATGGAGATCGCCGCCGCCGGCGGGCACAATCTGCTCATGATCGGCCCACCTGGCACGGGCAAATCGATGCTCGCCAAGCGCATCCCCACCATCATGCCCGGCATGCACGAGGAGGAGGCGGTGGAAACGACCAAGATCCACAGCGCCAGCGGCCTGCTGGGGGAGAGCGGGGCCTTCATCGCCACCCGCCCCTTCCGCTCGCCCCACCACACCATCAGCGATGCCGGTCTGCTCGGCGGCGGCACCAACCCCGGCCCGGGCGAGGTCAGCCTCGCCCACCACGGCGTCCTCTTTTTGGACGAGCTGCCCGAGTTCCGCCGCTCGACCCTGGAGGTCATGCGCCAGCCGCTGGAGGACGGCCGGGTCACCATCGCCCGCGCCGCGGGCACCGTCACCTTCCCCGCCCAGTTCATGCTCGTCGCGGCCATGAACCCGTGCCCCTGCGGGTACTACGGCGACCTCAAACGCGAGTGCCGCTGCGGTCCGCCCGCCATCCAGAAGTACCGCCAGAAGATCAGCGGCCCTCTGTTGGACCGCATCGATCTGCATGTGGACGTCCCGACCGTCGAGTACAAGACCATCGCCAGCGGCGAAACGGGCGAGAGCTCGCAGGACATCCGTGACCGGGTGGAGAAAGCCCGCGCCATCCAGCGCGATCGCTTTGCCAGGGAAAAAGACGTGCACACCAACGCGGGCATGACCCCCAGGCTCATCCGCAAGCACTGCGAACTCGATGCCGAAGGTGCCGGGTTCCTGGAGCACGCGATGACGAACATGAACTTCAGCGCCCGCGCCCACGATCGCATCCTGAAAGTGGCCCGCACCCTCGCCGACCTGGAGGCCTCCGAGAAGGTTCTAGCCCATCACGTGCTGGAAGCCATCAACTACCGCACCCTGGACCGGGCGATGTGGAGTTGA
- a CDS encoding sigma-70 family RNA polymerase sigma factor, with the protein MANMELDGGIKIYLREIGKTDLLTPQQEVELAERIKKGDPEARSHMIRANLRLVVKIAQDYANYGLPLLDLISEGNIGLMKAVERFDPNKGGKLSTYAAWWIKQSIKRALANQSKTIRLPVHMVDKISKMRRVAMAMSEELGREPTDDELSEEIGIDRGKLSQLKVASMRPASLDAPISEDDSTEFGEIVGDENAQTPFDLLSHKNMHSQLDGLLTVLDERERKIIDARFGLNGQKARTLEEVGQEFGVTRERIRQLQNIALRKLRRALQKKEDPIPKALRNAGGKKRRSKKDKVTAE; encoded by the coding sequence ATGGCCAACATGGAACTCGATGGAGGCATCAAAATCTACCTGCGCGAAATCGGCAAGACCGATCTTCTGACTCCGCAGCAGGAGGTTGAGCTTGCTGAACGCATCAAAAAGGGTGATCCCGAAGCCCGTTCGCACATGATCCGTGCGAACCTGCGTCTCGTTGTGAAAATAGCGCAGGACTACGCCAACTACGGTCTCCCTCTGCTGGACCTTATTTCCGAAGGGAACATCGGCCTGATGAAGGCGGTGGAGCGCTTTGACCCCAACAAGGGCGGCAAGCTCTCCACGTATGCTGCCTGGTGGATCAAGCAGTCTATCAAGCGCGCGCTGGCCAACCAGTCGAAGACGATCCGCCTGCCCGTGCACATGGTGGACAAGATCTCCAAGATGCGCCGTGTTGCCATGGCGATGTCTGAGGAACTGGGCCGCGAGCCTACCGATGACGAGCTTTCTGAGGAGATCGGCATTGATCGTGGAAAGCTGAGCCAGTTGAAGGTCGCCTCCATGCGCCCTGCGTCCCTGGACGCCCCGATCAGCGAGGACGACAGCACGGAGTTCGGCGAAATCGTGGGTGACGAGAACGCCCAGACGCCCTTCGACCTGCTGAGCCACAAGAACATGCACAGCCAGCTCGACGGTCTGCTGACCGTGCTGGATGAGCGTGAGCGCAAGATCATCGACGCCCGCTTCGGCCTGAACGGCCAGAAGGCCCGCACCTTGGAAGAGGTGGGCCAGGAGTTCGGCGTGACCCGCGAGCGTATCCGTCAGCTGCAAAACATCGCGCTGCGCAAGCTGCGCCGTGCTCTGCAGAAGAAGGAAGACCCGATCCCGAAGGCCCTCCGCAACGCGGGTGGCAAAAAGCGCCGGTCCAAGAAGGACAAGGTGACGGCGGAGTAG
- a CDS encoding SGNH/GDSL hydrolase family protein → MNHAFFSRRQLLAAAGPVLLTATGMMAADPPPAKETDKRLHADGKSWKLNKAVVEDTSRPRVLLIGDSILGGYMNPVIKALDGKAYVDAWMHPHAQSPHLNKLLGEMLDNGPYDVVHFNMGLHGWQAGRIKEGTYEPLTRDFVEVIRTKLPKAKVIWASSTPVTVKGKPTELDPEINPVIIEHNRMAAKVMTELKVPVNDFYALLVGRLEWARGDQFHWKPEAYAVLAKTCAESVERELPAAIKQ, encoded by the coding sequence ATGAACCACGCTTTTTTCTCCCGCCGTCAACTGCTGGCCGCCGCTGGCCCGGTGCTCCTCACCGCCACTGGCATGATGGCGGCAGATCCCCCGCCTGCCAAAGAGACGGACAAACGTCTGCATGCCGATGGCAAGAGCTGGAAGCTGAACAAGGCGGTGGTCGAAGACACGAGCCGCCCGAGGGTGCTGCTGATCGGGGACTCCATCCTGGGTGGGTACATGAACCCGGTGATCAAGGCCCTGGATGGCAAGGCGTATGTGGATGCGTGGATGCACCCGCATGCGCAGTCTCCCCACCTGAACAAGCTGCTGGGTGAGATGCTGGACAATGGCCCGTATGATGTGGTGCACTTCAACATGGGCCTGCACGGCTGGCAGGCGGGGCGCATCAAGGAGGGTACTTACGAACCGTTGACCAGGGACTTTGTGGAAGTGATCCGGACCAAGCTGCCGAAGGCCAAGGTCATCTGGGCCAGCAGCACGCCTGTGACGGTGAAGGGCAAGCCCACGGAGCTGGATCCCGAGATCAACCCCGTCATCATCGAGCACAACCGCATGGCGGCGAAGGTGATGACGGAGCTGAAGGTGCCGGTGAACGACTTCTACGCCCTGCTGGTGGGCAGGCTCGAATGGGCGCGGGGGGACCAGTTCCACTGGAAGCCGGAGGCCTATGCCGTGCTGGCGAAGACCTGCGCGGAGTCTGTGGAACGGGAGCTGCCGGCCGCCATCAAGCAGTAG